In a single window of the Rhinoraja longicauda isolate Sanriku21f chromosome 10, sRhiLon1.1, whole genome shotgun sequence genome:
- the LOC144597456 gene encoding NPC intracellular cholesterol transporter 2-like isoform X1, whose product MASSLLFKPPCGGEQLLILPGGGRETTMEELGSRLAVGLLILALCAAQPVKFKDCGSESGKVLVVDISPCPSLPCKLIKEKTYGVNVTFISLTDSATSKAEVRGIVAGVSLPFKLPNDDGCKSGIHCPIRKNQKYNYINTLVIKSMYPSIELVVEWMLKDDKGNKFFCWEIPVKISS is encoded by the exons ATGGCGTCGTCGCTTTTATTTAAGCCGCCGTGTGGCGGCGAGCAGCTGCTCATTCTACCCGGAGGCGGCAGGGAGACCACCATGGAGGAGCTCGGCTCTCGGCTGGCAGTCGGCCTGCTCATCTTAGCCCTGTGCGCGGCACAGCCCGTCAAGTTCAAGGACTGCG GTTCTGAATCAGGGAAAGTTCTTGTTGTGGATATCAGTCCCTGTCCCTCTCTGCCATGCAAACTTATCAAAGAAAAAACCTATGGTGTTAACGTCACCTTTATCAGCT TAACTGACAGCGCAACAAGTAAGGCTGAGGTTCGTGGTATTGTGGCTGGTGTTTCGCTTCCTTTTAAGCTCCCTAATGATGATGGGTGTAAATCTGGCATTCACTGCCCTATTCGGAAAAATCAAAAATACAACTACATTAATACCTTGGTGATAAAATCTATGTATCCCTCA ATTGAATTGGTGGTTGAATGGATGTTGAAGGATGATAAAGGCAATAAGTTCTTCTGCTGGGAGATTCCTGTTAAGATCTCCAGCTAA
- the LOC144597456 gene encoding NPC intracellular cholesterol transporter 2-like isoform X2 encodes MASSLLFKPPCGGEQLLILPGGGRETTMEELGSRLAVGLLILALCAAQPVKFKDCGSTSGKIIIVDITPCPSLPCTLRKGQSYAVNVTFASKTSSQKTVAAVYGIMSGIQIPFIVPNADGCKSGIQCPIRNNQIYHYLNYLPVKMQYPSVKLVVEWELKDELDRDLFCWRIPVQISS; translated from the exons ATGGCGTCGTCGCTTTTATTTAAGCCGCCGTGTGGCGGCGAGCAGCTGCTCATTCTACCCGGAGGCGGCAGGGAGACCACCATGGAGGAGCTCGGCTCTCGGCTGGCAGTCGGCCTGCTCATCTTAGCCCTGTGCGCGGCACAGCCCGTCAAGTTCAAGGACTGCG GATCTACAAGTGGAAAAATTATTATAGTGGATATCACACCCTGCCCATCACTGCCATGTACACTCCGCAAAGGACAGTCTTATGCTGTGAATGTGACTTTTGCCAGCA AAACATCAAGTCAAAAAACAGTGGCTGCAGTTTATGGCATTATGAGTGGCATTCAAATTCCATTTATTGTCCCTAATGCTGATGGTTGTAAATCTGGGATTCAGTGCCCCATTCGGAATAATCAGATCTATCACTACCTCAACTACTTGCCAGTAAAAATGCAATACCCATCA GTTAAATTGGTGGTTGAATGGGAACTGAAGGATGAACTTGACAGAGACCTGTTTTGCTGGAGGATCCCTGTACAGATTTCCAGTTAA